TGTGCTTCTGCGCCAGCTGCTCGTACAGCCTATAAAGAATCATAACTGTCAGCAGGATCCCGGTCCCTCCACCGGCTGCCTGTGTCATATTGGCCACCCCTGCTAGAAGACCTACCACAAGTCCTGATAATATTGTTAGTCCTGGGATGTAACGGTTAAGCACTTTTTTGATAACTCGTTTATCCTTTCTGAATCCCGGCACTTTCATACCGGTTTGTTGTATCTGGTCTGCGACGGAGTCTGCGTCTTGTCCTGATGTTTTGACCCAAAAGATAGAGAACAGCATTGAACCGAATGTGTAGACGGATAGATAGAACAGTACGTGGAATAGACTCCCTGTCTGAGTGCTTAGTACAGGGATGCTGAGTCCGGCTACTGATGCTTCGGATAGTATATTTATGCTGGCGGCTCCACCTGAAATTAGGTTGGTGACAAACTGGGTGGGAGCTGTTAGAAGACCGATTAGACCGGAGGATGCCTGTCCACTTGAGTTGACACATCCCAGTAAGCTGCATCCGTCCGCTCCTGCTAACGTTGTACCCAGGATTTGGAAGTTGGAGACGAGTGCTGCGATTAGAATTACAGGCATGTTCGATGTGTAAAGGAACTTGAGAGGCCATTTCTGGCCGAATCCTCTGACATTTCCGAAGGTGAGAGGAATTTCTACTTTCATTATCTGCATGTATACCACTGCTGCAAATACTAACGCGGTTGAGATTATGGGTAAGAGGGAGGTAAATTCCAGTGTCGTTACAAACCGGAATATGGCTCCTACCGGGTTTCCGTTCACCATCCAGTAGAGGGTTCCTGAAGTCGTCAGAGGTGATATGATAGCTACATACACCTGTTTTGATACTCCGGCTGCGATGAACAAGCCTACTCCTGATCCGAATCCCCATTTCTGGACTAGGTCATCCATCATTATGATCAGCCATCCTCCGAGGGATATCTGTCCTGCAAGCAAAAATATGAGTGCCGGACTCCCTGTTACATTGCCGAATGTGCCTGATAGGACGTATCCGAATGCCTGGACAATTGTTAATACATAGGCAAGTAGTTTCTGTGTTGCCTGGAATTTCTGCTGTCCTGCATCGGTGTTAGTATCCCATGGAAGAAGCTCAGATCCTACCATCATCTGGAGGACAATGGAAGCTGTTACGATAGGTCCAATACCTAGAGTAATTATTGATCCGATCTGTGCTCCAAGCAGTGTCTGGAATGTCTGAAGACTGTTAAGTGCCTGTTCAACTGCTGCAGAGTTTGCTCCGTATATATCAATAGAACCTAGGACGAAGTACAGTACAAGTACGATCCCTGTCCATGTCAGCATCTGTTTCAGGGTCTGTTCCTTATCTGGTTCCTCTACGCTAGGTAGGTAGCTCGCTGCCTGAAGTAGTGCTGACATCTAGTTTTGGACACCTTGATGAATTCTTATCTCGAGAGCGTTATTAACTATGTTTATTCTTCTTCTCCGACTTTAACTGCTTTGGCTCCTGCTTCTTCAATCTTTCTTTCAGCTGTTGAGGAGAACTTTTCTGCGTGAATCTCTATTTCTTGTGTAAGTTGTCCGGATCCGAGAATCTTCTCGTATCCTGCTTCTTCAGCATTAAATACGTAGCCGTTGTCTGTCTCTTCTGCGAGTCCTGCTTCAATAAAGCTTTCAATTCTCTGGTCAATGTCTCTGAGGTTGATCCCGGTCTGGTCTTCGGCATCCTTGAATCCTTCTCCTTTCTCTCCAAGCTTGTGGAGTCCGTCTTCTGTCATTTTTTCGTGTTTCGCCTTCTTTCCTCTTCCAGCGTTTCCTCTTCCACCTCTGCTTCCTGCTCCCCGGTTTTTCTTGCTTGAGCCATGTCCGTGGCTTCCGGATTTGTTCTTCTTTGATCTTCTTTTTGTCATTGTTTTTTCCTCAAACCATTTTCTGGATCAGTTCATCCAGATTATCTCTTTTTCCAAGGCTTCCGCCTTGTCCGACCTGTTTTTTTGTGTTGCTGAATCCTCCTGTTGGAGGAGTAAGTTTTACAGTGTCTCCGCTTTCGATTTCTGAGCCTTTTCTTTCTTCAAGTTTTTCCAGTGTTTCCTCACTGATTTCTCCGTACGTTATGTAGTCTTTGGCGGTCTCCAGCATCCCTCTTATTGAGTTGTTATCTTCGAATATGACGCATTGGTTTCTTTTCTCAAGGTTGAGGTATTTGAGTGTTCTCTTTGCTTTGTGTCTTGCGTCGATACTTCCTCTAACTTTTACTGTCGCTATCATTCTTTTTTTACTCCTGTTTGTATTCTTCTACTTTTTTGAGGGCTTTGAAGGCTGCTTTCATCAGGTTTTCCCGGGTTCTTGTAGTTCCTCTTGCGTTTACCCATACGTCTGTGTATCCTGCGAGTTCAAACATTTTCTTCAGTTCGTCTGAGCATGCAAGCCCGATTCCTTTTGGTGCTGGTTTTACTGTTACTGTCACTGAACCTGAGTTTCCTTCTACTTCGAATGGTACTGTGTGTTTTGTTCCACATGAGCATTCCCAGGAACCGCATCCCCTTGTTATCTGAATGAGGTTGAGTTTGGCTTTCCGGTTTGCGTCTTCGATTGCTGCCCGGGTGTCGTTCGCTGTTCCTTCTCCGAGCCCGATTACGTTTCTTTTGTCTCCTAGTACTGACATTGCTTTTGTTGAGTATCTTTCACCTGATTTGTGCATCCGGGCGGTTCTCTTGGATACTGTTCTTCTTTTTCCGCCTCCTTTTCCAGGTGTTCCTCCGATCAGGATTACTTCTTCTTCAAGGTCTGTGAGTTGGTCGGCGATCTCTCCTTCCATTATTTTGTAGTCTGATTCAAGTGCTTCTACTATGTCTGTTATTTGGCCGTTTGCTACTTTTTTCCCGAGTTTTGTCTTCGGTTTCCAGATCTCCTCTTCCTCCATTTCTTGGTCAGCCATTATTCTAGTTCACCTTCGATATTTTCCTTTACGGTTTCAAAGTTTTCAGGTACGTTATTGCCTGTCATTTCCTTGATGTGTTCGCCTCTGAGTCTTGATTCTTCAGGTATTACCTCTTCTCCTGCAGGGATTTCTACTCCAGCGTCTTTAAGTCCTTGTAGAGCTGCGAACATTTTTCCACCTTTTTTGGTTTCTTTGATTCCTAAATCGAGTACTGCTTCATCTACATCTGCTTTCATCCCCGCCAGATAACCTGTCAGGTATGTTGCTGGAAGGTTTCCGGTGTGGTACTCCCATCCGTGGTCTTCCAGTTCTTTGCTGACTGTCTGTGCAGTGTTCTTGTCTCCATCTCTGTCGTAGTGGGCGATATGTACTCTAGTATGGTTGTTTGAAAGTCTTACTACTGCTCTTGGTTTACCTGATTTCAGCAGGGTCCTTCTCTGCTTGTAGTCGGTTTTCTGCTCTCTTCTCCTTCTAAATGGTACTTCGTAGTTAGTGTTATCTGCCATTGTTGATCACTCCAGCTTGTTCTCCACGTGGTTTTCCAAGTGTTTTGTGTCTCTGAAGAATCCTCCTTTCGCTCTGTCATAGAGGCTCCAGTATGTGTCGTTGTCAACTTCTCCTTCTTCCTTCATCTCTTTGAGTCTTTTTCTGATCGCTCTGATTCTTTCCATCCATTTTTTCTTTGATCCTTTTCTTGCTGTCTTTTTTCCTTTCCTGTTTCCGTGACCTTTTCTTCTTCCTTTCTTCTTCTGTTTCTTGATTTCTTTGCTTCTGGCCTTGGAAGTTCCTTTAACATCTCTTTTCTCGATTACGCCTGACTCAACTAGGTTTCTGATGTCCTGTCGTGTGATGGCTTCCTCTACTTTCTCTTGTTCTCCAGGATCGATTCTGACCCTGGTTTTTCCTACATCCATTACTTCTGCTGCCATCCTTTTCTGTGATTTAAGGTCTGTCATTCTTCCTCACCTTCTTTTTCTCCGTTCAGTACTTTGATATCTTCTTCATCAGCTTTTTCAATTATCTTTGCTCTTTTTCTTCCGCCTACTGTTGATCCGATTCTTGCTGCTTCTGTCTCCGGGTCTATATCTTCCAGGTCGCCTGTATTGTGGATCATTACTTCTTCGTATCCTGATGGGTGGAGTCCTCTTACTTCTGTATCTGTACGGTATCCTGCCTTTGGTTTTGCAGGTGCGCCGTTTACCTCAAGTCTTATTCTGGAATGCCCTCCTTTCGGTCTTCTCCACGATTCAGGTGTCTGAGTTTTCTTGTGGCTGTTTTCTCTCTTGAATTTGTCACTCATTTACTTTTCACCTCTGCTTGTGATGTAGACCCCGTCTTGGAATGTTCTGGGATCTCTGTTTCCTTTTTTGCATGCCTGTTCGATTTTTCCGGCGGTCTGGCTTACTGCATCTTTGTCTGGACCTCTTATTGTGAGGTCTTCGCCGTCGATTTCAACTGTTACTCCGTCTTCAACATTGATTTCTCGTGGGTTTCTCTCTCCCATGAAGTTTTCGATAAGTACTTTGTTTGATTGCTGTTTGATTGTCATTGGGAAGTGGGCGTATACGCCTTTCATTTTGTAGACGTGTTCGCTTTGGAGCCCTTCAATTATGTTTTCTGTGTGGCTTCTGAATGTGCTTACAATACTCTGTATATCCTTTCTTGTCTCTTTGGTGGAGATCTCTATCTCGTCTTTATTGGCTTCGACTTCTACCAGTGCGTGCTGCATTTTCTTCTCTACTTTTTCATCGTGTCCTTCAACTGTAAGTACTCCATCTGTGTATTCTGCTTCGAAGCCCTCTGGTAGTTCAATTGTTTCTTCCATTTCGATCACTCAGTAGACGTATCCTAAGAGTTTTCCTCCCACGTTTTTTTCTACTGCTTCATCGTGGGTGAGTACTCCTTCTGGTGTTGTTACAATGATTTTTCCGAATCCTTGAGCGGGCAGGTATCTTTTAGCCCATTTTGTGTATTCGTCACTTCCTACGAAGAAGTTTGGTTTGATCGGTTCGCATTTGTTTAATGCTGATTCTACTTCTACCTTGAATTTTCCTCCTTTTCCATCTTCGATCAGTTCGAAGACTCCGATGTATTCTTCTTCCTGTAGTTTCAGGAGGACGTTCTTGATCAGGTTGCTTGTGGGACTTACTTTGGCGTGTGTCCTGTCCTGTCTTGCTGCGTTGTTTATTGAGCTTAGTGCGTCGCTGAGTGTATCATGTTGCATTACTCTGCATCACCTATTTGAGCTGTTCGAATCCGATTTCTTCTGCGATTTCTCGGAAGCATTGTCTGCAGTAGTTGAGTCCGTACTGGCCGATGACTCCTCTACCTGTTCTTCCGCATCTTCTGCATTCTTTTTTGGCTTTTCCGTAATCTCTTTCCTTTGGAGAGTTGTTTTTCTCGAATTTCTCTTTCTTTCCTTTCTTGTGTTTTATCTGTTCAAGTACTCCTTCGTAAGTCATTATTTACTCACCTCGATTTCGAACCGGTCTTCGATGAATTCGATTGCTTCGTCGTCGGATACTTTGTGTTCTTTCCCGATTTCATTTGGCTTGTGGTCTCTTTTCTTTACACGGTATCCTGGTCTTTCTAGTTTTACTGCGACTTCGAATCCCATCATGCCGATGTCGGAGTCATATTCTACGCCCGGTACATCTATGTACTCCGGGATTCCGAATCCGAAGTTTCCGTTTCCGTCGAATGATGATTTTTTGATTCCTTCTGCTGCAGGCAGTACTTTTTCCAGGAACTCTTCTGCTTCTTCGTCTCTAAGTGTTACCATTGATCCGATTTCAAGTCCGGATCTCACCCCAAACTTTTTGGATCCTTCTTTTGATTCGGTTTTGACTGCTTGTTTTCCTGTTACCTTTTCCAGCAAGTCTTTGGCCTTCTCTACATCGTCGCTTACTTGCCCGATTCCAATATTTACTGTTACCTGACTGACCTGTATCTTCTTCATTTTGTTTTCTGCCATCCTGATCACTCCTCTACCTTGATATCTTCAACTGCTACAAGGTTTTCAAGATCTGTCTCGAACTCTCTATCGTTTTTAATTATTGCTGTGTTCTGCATTCCTTCTGTCCTCATCTCCTTGACTTCTGCTACGTCTCCTGCGTGTTTTCCTTGGACCACTAGTGCTTCTGATCCTTCCTCAAGTTCTACTTCGGTTACTCCGGAGTTGAAGATCAGTGTGTTTCCTGTCGAGTATTCGTCTTTTGTGGAGTAGTTCTCTCCGTTATGGAGTCTGTAGATGAACCGGTCTCCCTTAACATCTTTGTTTTCTATCTTTGCTGCAACCTTTGAGTCTCCTACAGGGATAAATTTGAGATATTTTCCGTCTCTTACTGCTCTGTAAGTTTCTTCTGTTTCCGGGATTTCAACTACGTCGAGAATACCTATTCCTTCCTTGACATCTCTGATTGTGTCGCCGTTTCTCTTGAGATCGCCGTTTTTAACTATTTCTTTTGCTTCTTTCTCGTTATCTGCATACTCCAGTATGTCTCTGAGCAGTACTACTACTGGGATTGCGTCTTCTTTACTTCTTGATCCTTTGATGGTTGAGACATAGGTGTTGTCCTTTCTCTTGATTGAGTAATGTTTTGGTGCCGGAATTCTTTTCTGGTGTGTCATGTATTTGTCACTCTTTTTGGTTCTCTAGGTATTCTTTGAGGGTTTTCCTGTCTTTGTTGTCTTTTTCTGCTTCGATAAGTGCGTCGAAGTCAGGATTCTCTATTTCTTTGATCTCGTCCTTTGAGTCGCTGATTGTTCCTGATACAACTTCATTATAATCAACTTCTGCAGTTGTTTCTTCGTCCTCGTCAGCTTCCTCCTCTTCTTCCTGCTCTTCCACTGCTTCCTCTATCTTTTCTTCAGTTTCTTCGTCTTCAAACTGTTCGTGTGCTCCTGATTCTCCGGACTGCATCTGCTGCATCATTTCCTGTTCCTCGTCTTCTTCAAGTGCTTCTTCCAGTTCTTCTTCGTCTACCTGGATTGATTCATAGTCGTCGACCTCGAACTTCTCCAGTCTGTTAGAATCTTCTACGTTCAGTGCTACTATCTGAAGATTGGAGGGTCTGAGCGCTTTCTGCTGAAGTGAGCCATCGTTCCTTTCATTATCGATTCCGTCAATGTAGACTACTGTGTTTTCTCTATCGATATTATTGATTATACCTTCTGCGCCTGATTCATCTCCTCTCATCACTTTCGCTCTGTCGCCGGTTCTTACCTTTACTGTCCGGGTTCCAAGTTCATTTCTGAGTTCCTGTGAAGCGTTGGCTGAAACCAGTTTATCCTTTACGTGTAGAGGTGCATTATCTCTGTATTTCCTCTGTTTGGAGGGGTTCTTGCTTGATTTCCATTCTTTGCTCCAGTTCTCTGTTTTCTGTGTCATTATTTTTTCCTCAGACTACCTGTGATGCGATTTTCCCGATTGGAGTGTATCTTTCAACTACTTCTTTTGCAATCGGTCCTCTTGTTACGGATCCTTTTGGAAGCCCCGTCTCCTCTACGAGTACTGCTGCGTTGTCTTCGAACTTGACCCTGAGTCCGTTTGGTCTCTGGAACTCTTTTCTCTGTCTCACAACAACTGCCTCGAAGACCTGATTTTTGACTTCTTGGTCTCCTTTTAGAATTTTGACCATGACAACATCGCCGATTCCTGCTGAGTCTCTTCTACTTCTTCTTCCCTGTCGTGTTTTGACTCCGATTATCTCCAGTTTCTTAGCTCCCGAGTTGTCTGCGCATGTAAGTTCTGCTCCGATGTCCAGGGTTTTTGTGATATTGGATCCGATCGGTTTCATTTCAGAACCTGCCTCGCATGTTACTAGTGGAAAATCTTTGTTTTTCGGTCATTCGGGATCACTCTTCAATTATTTCGGTTATGACTGTGCTTTTGGTTTTTGAGATAGGCTTTGTCTCTTCAATTCTTACCTCATCGCCTTCTTCTACTTCAAGGTCTTCAGGTACGTGTGAAGTGATCTTGGTGTTGCGTCTTTCGTATCTCTCATATTTTGGAACTTTCTGGCTGTGTTCCCATCTTACTGTTGCTGATTTCTCCATCTTTGTAGATTCTACTGTTCCTGTGAAGGAGCTCCCTCTAGTAGGAAACTCTATGCTCGTTGATTTTTGTGCTTCTTGCTGTGCCAAGACTTGTTCACCTATGGATGATCAAAGTGGATGTAATTCTTTTAAACCAAGTGACTCTAGACGTAGACCTGAGAAGCGCTACTCGATGAAAAGCGGGTTTTCCCGGCCGCCCAGAGTATCGATCAAATCATGGATCCCTTACAAAAGGATCAAATGATCTACCCGACTCCAAACGAGTCGAACTAAGTAACTCAAAATAGAATACAAGTTTTAAAAAGGAGTTTGGGTTTCTACAGCTTTTTTGTTTCAGGATACTACTTCTAGTTCTGGGAAGTATTCTCTGTGGAATCCGGTATCCAGACTAGCGAGTTGGTCGGCCTGTTGGATGGCGTGGCTGCCTATCAAAAAGTCGGGGTTAACGTGTTGTCTTCGGCTCAGGTTTGTTTCGCATTTCCGGCATTTTAGTTGGTTTTCTGTCCCGCATCTGGGGCACTGGAGTTTTTCTCCTCTGTTTTCCAGGTATTCTGAAAATTTCTTTCCAGCCAGTTGGGAAGCATCCTTACTCAGGGCTTCGAATCGGATTCCTGTGTCTTCGAGAAAGCTGTCCAGTTTCTGTTTGGAATCGAAGTAAACTGCCAGCTCGCTGTATACCACGGTATTTATGAATAGGCCTCCTTCTTGATTCAACTTTCCAAGAAGTTTTACCGCCCGTTGATTATTGGGATCATCCTTGTTCAAGAGTGATATCAGTATGTTGGTGTCAACTACGGTCTTGGTCACCGCGTAGCTCCTCCATTATCTCCTCTGTTTTCTTCCCGGTCTTTAGTACGCCTTCCCATCTCTTGAATGGATTCTCTTCTGTGTTTTTTCGGATCTTTATTTCTCCATCTTCGATATTAAATTTCAGGTCATCGCCAGGGCTTATACCGGTTTTTTCTCTTACCTTCTTTGGAATTGTTACTTGTCCTTTCTCTGTTACAGTAGTCATAAGTATTAACTTTCAGTAATACTTAAAAATCTTACTAGAAGTAAATAGGTCTTTCATTGATTGGGCTATTTTCTTTTCAAACTCTCGAGTTAGATTTTCTCCATTCCTTATTCCATACTGCCGATTATTCTTTTAGATCCGATATTTTGGCTGCTGCGAATGGTACTAGCATTTCTGCTTTGCTCATTCCTCCGTGATGGCCGTGGTAATCTTCGTATGTCTTGTAGTCCTCATAGTTATACCATACCATTTTCTCTTCTTTTCTAGGAATCACTACTATGTCTCCAAGCCTTGATCGGTTATTTACTTCTCCTTTTCCGAATAGATCTAACTCTACAGCTTCTTCTGTTTTTAGGACCTCTGCGTTCAGTTTTTGATCAAGGAATTCTTTGACTCTATCCTCTTTCCCCGATTTGATATGTAGGATTGCTGTTCTTGGCCCGCCGGTAGGTAGGATTATCTCTCCTTTTTGATCTCTTTCTAGGTTTTTCTCCACGGTTTCGAAGCTGAGAAGATCTTCAATATTGTCTGGATCCACATCTGCTTGGCCGTGATCTGCTATAATTATCAAAAGAGTGTCTTCTGCTACAGAGTCGCTTGTTTTTTCAACAAGTTGTTTCTGAAGTGCCTGTGAGACTGCCTCTAACTGAGAAATATGTTCTTCAGAATCAGGCCCTAATTCGTGTAGTGCTTTATCGACTTGATCCGTATAGCAGTGGAGATATTCTCTATTATCCGAGCTTTCGAGACTTTTTCTCAGTTTTAAAGCCATATCGAATGTATTGTTGAACCCTTTAACAGCAGATTCCTTCATCATCTTGGAGTTATAATCACTTCCTATGACCGCATCAGGCACTATGGCGGTAGAGTCAACTCCTCCAGAGCTCAAACGTTCAAATACTGTTTCGCCATCATAAAGCACTGATATATCTGTATCTCCCATTATTTCTCTTGGATCTTCTCTATCAAGTGTTGTAAAAGGCAAGGTTCTGATAGTTGTATCTAGTCCCTCCAGGAAAACCCTCCACGACACGATGGAGTGTTCTTGAGGGGTTAATCCCGTGTTCATACTTGTAACCGCTGCAGCTGTTTCCGATGGAAAAACTGCGGTTAGAGGAGTAACTTTTCCGTTCTCAATTAAGTTACTGAAGAACTCTAGATCTTGACCATACTTTTTCCACTGAACATAGCCGAACGCATCAACGAAAACAAGAGCTACATTCTGTACATCGCCAGTATCAATTCCCTCAAATACCGTCTCCGGAAGATCTCTTTCGGATTTGACATCTAACAGTTCCTCAATAGTTCCAGGTATGTTAGCAAAGTTATATTTGTTATAATGTGGAGTTACAAGCCCCTCGAGTTTTGATTCATCTAGAATTTTTTCTTCAATATCTTCATCCAGCATAGATTAGAATTCATCCTCAATTTTTTCTAGCTGTTGCTTAAGTTCCGTTTTGATACTATTTTGTTCTCTGTCTGCGGTTATATATATCATCAGAGTAACGTACGGCAGGAAATAGAGGTTTATTCTTTTCTCCCATCCATTTTTTATGAGTTCCCTATTTCTTTCATCCTAGTTAATCCTCTAATTATTTCTTTGCCAACACTATTAATCTGTCTGCTTCATCGTCAAAGTCTTCTCCTTCGACATTTCCGTAGAAATCTACTTCAGAGAATCCGACCTGTTTCAGCATTTGTTCTAGTTCGGAGGCGGCGTAAAGTCGTTGTTCCCAGGTGTATTCGGCGGTTTCCCCATTTTCGACTTTGATCCAGGTATTCTCGACCTTTTTCCAGTTGTTTTTGGGCCTTGCTTTTTCCATGTTATAAATTCCGTCTTGTTCGCTCCAGTGATGGCTTAGGTCTCGCATAGCTGCAATCTCTTTCCCGTAGTAGTCCATAACTAGAACTCCTCTGTCTTTTAAGGAAGTGTGAATGTTTTCCAGCATCTGCCTGTCGTCTTCTCTGTCTTCAAAGTAGCCGAAACTGTTCCACCAGTTGATAACTACATCAAAACTGTTTTCTCTCCCGAAATCCTTCATGTCTTCCCGGATGAACTCTATGTTGCCTGACTCGTCTTCCGCTTTTGCGTCTTCGATATAGTCTGTGGTTTTGTCTACGCCCACTACTTCAAATCCTTTCTTCTGAAGTTCTATGCTGTGTCTTCCTACTCCACAGGGCATATCCAAGACTTTCATTCCTGCTTCTAAATCAGCTAAATCAATTATCTTCTCGATCTCCTCTTTGGAAGATTCAAGTTTCTCTTCAGCGAATAGCAGATTTTTGAACTCCATCCAGAACTCTTCGTCAGTAAGTGTTTCGTCGGCCATCGAAGATCAACTCAGTTTAATTTCCTTGTTTTTCGCATCTATTCTGATCTCTCCACCTATAGGCAGAGGGATTTTTGGGTGTGTATGTCCGAAGTCTACATCGAATACTACAGGTGTACTCGGACAGTATCGCTGAACTTCGTCCTTAATTGTTTGTTTCTGTTCTTTGTGGTATTCTTGTTTTTCCTCTAGGTTTTTGTCTTCTCCTAATAGTGGACTTCTCATAGGTCTACCAACCAGAATTGCGGAGAATATCTGTAATATACCTCTTTCGCCCATACATAGCAGGTTTCTTTTCACTTCTAATGCGTCTGGGTTTTCTTCTGATGTTTCTAAAGCCAGTATCTTACCTTCTAAGTCTTCCATTTCTGGCAGGTATTTTTCCACCGCCATCTGTTCTGGAATTATAGTAAGACAGCCTCCCCAGAGCCTTCCTTCAACTGTTTCCTCATTAAAGTTCCAGAACTCCCAGCCAGGG
This portion of the Nanohaloarchaea archaeon SW_7_43_1 genome encodes:
- the secY gene encoding preprotein translocase subunit SecY; amino-acid sequence: MSALLQAASYLPSVEEPDKEQTLKQMLTWTGIVLVLYFVLGSIDIYGANSAAVEQALNSLQTFQTLLGAQIGSIITLGIGPIVTASIVLQMMVGSELLPWDTNTDAGQQKFQATQKLLAYVLTIVQAFGYVLSGTFGNVTGSPALIFLLAGQISLGGWLIIMMDDLVQKWGFGSGVGLFIAAGVSKQVYVAIISPLTTSGTLYWMVNGNPVGAIFRFVTTLEFTSLLPIISTALVFAAVVYMQIMKVEIPLTFGNVRGFGQKWPLKFLYTSNMPVILIAALVSNFQILGTTLAGADGCSLLGCVNSSGQASSGLIGLLTAPTQFVTNLISGGAASINILSEASVAGLSIPVLSTQTGSLFHVLFYLSVYTFGSMLFSIFWVKTSGQDADSVADQIQQTGMKVPGFRKDKRVIKKVLNRYIPGLTILSGLVVGLLAGVANMTQAAGGGTGILLTVMILYRLYEQLAQKHMEELHPAMKDFMQ
- a CDS encoding 50S ribosomal protein L15; translated protein: MTKRRSKKNKSGSHGHGSSKKNRGAGSRGGRGNAGRGKKAKHEKMTEDGLHKLGEKGEGFKDAEDQTGINLRDIDQRIESFIEAGLAEETDNGYVFNAEEAGYEKILGSGQLTQEIEIHAEKFSSTAERKIEEAGAKAVKVGEEE
- the rpsE gene encoding 30S ribosomal protein S5, with product MADQEMEEEEIWKPKTKLGKKVANGQITDIVEALESDYKIMEGEIADQLTDLEEEVILIGGTPGKGGGKRRTVSKRTARMHKSGERYSTKAMSVLGDKRNVIGLGEGTANDTRAAIEDANRKAKLNLIQITRGCGSWECSCGTKHTVPFEVEGNSGSVTVTVKPAPKGIGLACSDELKKMFELAGYTDVWVNARGTTRTRENLMKAAFKALKKVEEYKQE
- a CDS encoding 50S ribosomal protein L18 — its product is MADNTNYEVPFRRRREQKTDYKQRRTLLKSGKPRAVVRLSNNHTRVHIAHYDRDGDKNTAQTVSKELEDHGWEYHTGNLPATYLTGYLAGMKADVDEAVLDLGIKETKKGGKMFAALQGLKDAGVEIPAGEEVIPEESRLRGEHIKEMTGNNVPENFETVKENIEGELE
- a CDS encoding 50S ribosomal protein L19e; the protein is MTDLKSQKRMAAEVMDVGKTRVRIDPGEQEKVEEAITRQDIRNLVESGVIEKRDVKGTSKARSKEIKKQKKKGRRKGHGNRKGKKTARKGSKKKWMERIRAIRKRLKEMKEEGEVDNDTYWSLYDRAKGGFFRDTKHLENHVENKLE
- a CDS encoding 50S ribosomal protein L32e, producing the protein MSDKFKRENSHKKTQTPESWRRPKGGHSRIRLEVNGAPAKPKAGYRTDTEVRGLHPSGYEEVMIHNTGDLEDIDPETEAARIGSTVGGRKRAKIIEKADEEDIKVLNGEKEGEEE
- a CDS encoding 50S ribosomal protein L6, which translates into the protein MIEMEETIELPEGFEAEYTDGVLTVEGHDEKVEKKMQHALVEVEANKDEIEISTKETRKDIQSIVSTFRSHTENIIEGLQSEHVYKMKGVYAHFPMTIKQQSNKVLIENFMGERNPREINVEDGVTVEIDGEDLTIRGPDKDAVSQTAGKIEQACKKGNRDPRTFQDGVYITSRGEK
- a CDS encoding 30S ribosomal protein S8 — protein: MQHDTLSDALSSINNAARQDRTHAKVSPTSNLIKNVLLKLQEEEYIGVFELIEDGKGGKFKVEVESALNKCEPIKPNFFVGSDEYTKWAKRYLPAQGFGKIIVTTPEGVLTHDEAVEKNVGGKLLGYVY
- a CDS encoding 30S ribosomal protein S14 — protein: MTYEGVLEQIKHKKGKKEKFEKNNSPKERDYGKAKKECRRCGRTGRGVIGQYGLNYCRQCFREIAEEIGFEQLK
- a CDS encoding 50S ribosomal protein L5 yields the protein MAENKMKKIQVSQVTVNIGIGQVSDDVEKAKDLLEKVTGKQAVKTESKEGSKKFGVRSGLEIGSMVTLRDEEAEEFLEKVLPAAEGIKKSSFDGNGNFGFGIPEYIDVPGVEYDSDIGMMGFEVAVKLERPGYRVKKRDHKPNEIGKEHKVSDDEAIEFIEDRFEIEVSK
- a CDS encoding 50S ribosomal protein L24 produces the protein MTQKTENWSKEWKSSKNPSKQRKYRDNAPLHVKDKLVSANASQELRNELGTRTVKVRTGDRAKVMRGDESGAEGIINNIDRENTVVYIDGIDNERNDGSLQQKALRPSNLQIVALNVEDSNRLEKFEVDDYESIQVDEEELEEALEEDEEQEMMQQMQSGESGAHEQFEDEETEEKIEEAVEEQEEEEEADEDEETTAEVDYNEVVSGTISDSKDEIKEIENPDFDALIEAEKDNKDRKTLKEYLENQKE
- the rpl14p gene encoding 50S ribosomal protein L14 (binds to the 23S rRNA between the centers for peptidyl transferase and GTPase), translated to MKPIGSNITKTLDIGAELTCADNSGAKKLEIIGVKTRQGRRSRRDSAGIGDVVMVKILKGDQEVKNQVFEAVVVRQRKEFQRPNGLRVKFEDNAAVLVEETGLPKGSVTRGPIAKEVVERYTPIGKIASQVV
- the rpsQ gene encoding 30S ribosomal protein S17; the protein is MAQQEAQKSTSIEFPTRGSSFTGTVESTKMEKSATVRWEHSQKVPKYERYERRNTKITSHVPEDLEVEEGDEVRIEETKPISKTKSTVITEIIEE
- a CDS encoding nucleotide-binding protein; translation: MTKTVVDTNILISLLNKDDPNNQRAVKLLGKLNQEGGLFINTVVYSELAVYFDSKQKLDSFLEDTGIRFEALSKDASQLAGKKFSEYLENRGEKLQCPRCGTENQLKCRKCETNLSRRQHVNPDFLIGSHAIQQADQLASLDTGFHREYFPELEVVS
- a CDS encoding AbrB family transcriptional regulator, producing MTTVTEKGQVTIPKKVREKTGISPGDDLKFNIEDGEIKIRKNTEENPFKRWEGVLKTGKKTEEIMEELRGDQDRS